One segment of Arcanobacterium phocae DNA contains the following:
- the radA gene encoding DNA repair protein RadA, translating to MAKTKASFVCTECGWTTSKWVGRCGECQQWGTVVEHGTGSIARTVIPLTPHSPAQPITDVSSQASVKSPTGVSELDRVLGGGIVPGVVILLAGEPGVGKSTLLLDVAAKAAAEAATAGKNPVLYVTGEESASQVRSRAERIGALHPHLLLTAEADLARVLGHVESSRPSLLIVDSVQTIADPDVEGSAGGVAQVRAVTAALVNRAKSSDLPIIVVGHVTKEGSIAGPRVLEHLVDVVCQFEGDKHSRLRMVRAVKNRYGASDEVGCFELIDSGIRGLADPSGLFLSARNLTVPGTCVTITLEGRRPMPVEVQALRVPAGGPPRRTTSGVDSSRVAMMIAVLQSRLGIAYDRSDVFVSTVGGAKATEPSVDIATALALASAAADLPLAPGVVALGEVSLTGELRPVVGIQQRINEAARLGFNIALIPASADNVSAPGNLTIRRVADVKQAVNTVLPVSQ from the coding sequence ATGGCGAAAACTAAAGCATCTTTTGTTTGTACCGAATGTGGCTGGACTACCTCGAAATGGGTAGGCCGGTGTGGCGAATGCCAGCAGTGGGGCACAGTTGTGGAACATGGAACTGGCAGCATTGCACGCACTGTTATCCCGTTGACTCCGCATAGTCCGGCACAACCTATTACTGATGTCAGTAGCCAAGCGTCGGTTAAATCGCCTACTGGCGTTAGTGAGCTTGATCGGGTACTTGGTGGCGGCATTGTTCCCGGTGTGGTTATTTTGCTCGCTGGTGAACCAGGAGTAGGTAAGTCTACGTTATTGCTTGATGTGGCAGCGAAGGCCGCAGCAGAAGCTGCTACAGCTGGCAAGAATCCGGTGTTATACGTGACGGGAGAAGAATCTGCGTCACAGGTTCGTTCCCGTGCAGAACGCATCGGTGCGTTGCATCCGCATCTGTTACTTACTGCAGAAGCTGATTTGGCTCGAGTACTTGGCCATGTGGAGTCTTCTCGCCCATCGTTGTTGATCGTTGATTCTGTTCAAACGATTGCTGATCCGGATGTAGAGGGCTCGGCTGGCGGAGTGGCTCAGGTTCGGGCAGTTACGGCTGCGTTAGTTAATCGCGCTAAGAGCTCAGATCTTCCAATAATTGTGGTCGGCCATGTTACTAAAGAGGGCTCGATCGCTGGCCCGCGGGTTTTGGAACATTTGGTTGATGTGGTCTGCCAGTTCGAAGGCGATAAACATTCACGGTTGCGCATGGTGAGAGCAGTAAAGAATCGCTATGGCGCTTCCGACGAAGTGGGCTGTTTCGAGCTGATTGATTCTGGTATTCGGGGCCTTGCAGATCCGTCCGGGCTGTTTTTAAGTGCCCGTAATCTTACTGTTCCTGGCACCTGCGTCACTATCACGCTAGAGGGACGCCGTCCGATGCCGGTAGAAGTGCAGGCACTACGGGTTCCAGCCGGTGGCCCACCGCGGCGTACCACCTCCGGCGTTGATTCTTCCCGAGTTGCCATGATGATAGCTGTTTTGCAGTCACGATTGGGCATTGCATACGATCGGTCCGATGTTTTTGTTTCCACAGTTGGTGGCGCGAAAGCCACTGAACCCAGTGTAGATATCGCTACTGCACTCGCGCTTGCTTCTGCCGCAGCAGATTTACCGCTAGCTCCTGGTGTTGTGGCGCTTGGTGAAGTGTCGCTGACTGGAGAGTTACGCCCCGTCGTCGGCATCCAGCAACGGATCAACGAAGCTGCCCGGCTAGGATTTAATATCGCCTTGATTCCAGCCAGCGCAGATAATGTATCCGCTCCGGGAAACCTAACAATTCGGAGAGTAGCCGACGTCAAGCAAGCAGTAAATACGGTTCTCCCAGTTTCCCAGTAG
- a CDS encoding MFS transporter, with translation MLNARYDSPLSAHRKWLFLAVLSSGLFLVGVDNSVLYTALPRLREVLHASELQNLWIINAYPLVLAGLLLGTGTLGDKIGHRRMWMIGLIIFSFASLAAAFAPGPWWLVGARAILGFAAATLMPATLALIRTTFLDPRELATAIGIWAATSTLGAATGPVIGGFLLEHFWWGSIFLINIPVAIAAFIATFAIAPPNQANPSKHWDFISSVYAMFAMLGMVMFIKEISGQQNLWVVVISLATGIVGAVAFKLRQDKLIEPLLEFEIFRSWMFTAGVISAGMTLFILGGSELMTTQRFQLTAGFTPLQAGMLVAVAALSSFFTSAIGGAIVHIIGFRTLISGGLVTSTLGLTAMYFGVSHTMLWLTIVGLALMGAGVGLVMSVSSTAIIGSAPRRKAGMAAAVEEVSYEIGTVVAVAIVGSLLPFFYRINVPEEISTSIYDGLAHPTLADTARAGYDAAYLDIILLIIVITIFAALVTAYALRGNPKETPYAHE, from the coding sequence ATGTTGAATGCTCGTTATGATTCTCCACTTTCTGCACATCGTAAGTGGCTTTTCTTAGCTGTACTCAGCTCCGGCTTATTCCTCGTCGGAGTCGATAACTCTGTCCTCTATACTGCGCTTCCCCGCCTACGCGAAGTATTACATGCGTCGGAACTGCAAAATCTGTGGATCATCAATGCCTACCCACTTGTTTTAGCCGGACTCTTACTCGGCACCGGAACCCTAGGAGACAAAATCGGTCATCGACGAATGTGGATGATCGGATTAATCATCTTTTCGTTCGCATCATTGGCAGCGGCTTTTGCTCCAGGTCCGTGGTGGCTGGTAGGAGCTCGAGCTATCCTCGGGTTTGCAGCCGCAACACTGATGCCAGCCACACTGGCACTGATCCGCACCACCTTTTTAGATCCTCGCGAGCTGGCCACCGCCATCGGTATCTGGGCGGCCACCTCAACGCTCGGTGCAGCCACCGGCCCAGTTATCGGAGGCTTCTTGCTTGAACATTTCTGGTGGGGTTCTATCTTCTTAATCAACATTCCGGTAGCTATCGCAGCTTTTATTGCAACGTTTGCGATAGCACCACCTAATCAAGCTAACCCAAGCAAACACTGGGATTTCATTTCGAGTGTGTACGCCATGTTCGCCATGCTTGGCATGGTCATGTTCATCAAGGAAATCTCGGGTCAACAAAACCTGTGGGTCGTAGTTATTTCGCTAGCAACTGGCATCGTTGGCGCAGTAGCTTTCAAGCTCCGGCAAGACAAACTCATCGAACCACTCTTGGAATTCGAAATTTTCCGATCCTGGATGTTTACCGCAGGAGTCATTTCCGCTGGTATGACACTTTTTATTTTGGGTGGATCTGAACTGATGACAACCCAGCGTTTCCAATTAACTGCTGGATTCACTCCGCTCCAAGCTGGAATGCTAGTAGCTGTGGCGGCGCTATCGTCATTCTTCACGTCAGCTATCGGCGGCGCAATCGTTCACATCATCGGATTCCGGACTCTTATCTCCGGTGGCTTAGTTACGTCCACCCTAGGGTTAACCGCGATGTACTTCGGTGTTTCACACACTATGTTGTGGCTAACTATTGTTGGTCTGGCATTAATGGGTGCTGGCGTAGGATTAGTTATGAGCGTTTCATCTACCGCGATTATCGGCTCTGCACCGCGCCGCAAAGCCGGCATGGCAGCAGCGGTAGAAGAAGTCTCGTACGAAATTGGCACCGTCGTAGCTGTGGCAATAGTTGGTAGTTTGTTGCCGTTCTTCTACCGAATCAATGTGCCGGAAGAAATCAGCACATCGATTTATGATGGGTTAGCTCATCCAACGTTAGCCGATACTGCCCGCGCCGGTTACGATGCCGCGTATCTGGATATTATTTTACTTATCATCGTCATCACGATTTTTGCCGCACTGGTTACCGCCTATGCTTTGCGTGGCAATCCAAAGGAGACGCCTTATGCGCACGAATAA
- a CDS encoding TetR/AcrR family transcriptional regulator has protein sequence MRTNKKTDILDVIVEIIEESGVAGVTYDAVATRSGMSKSGLIYHFPSREEMIHDVHEHMAQCWEQRLLDAVRDDDADDVATKLRANLAVSQNAATRAELMMTIDASSDPQMYSIWADKLDQWTCSPENITTDEQACRAYLVQLIADGLWAHDYINGRHLTTKQREALAQAAANLIP, from the coding sequence ATGCGCACGAATAAAAAGACCGACATCCTCGACGTGATCGTCGAGATTATCGAAGAATCTGGGGTGGCTGGCGTAACTTATGATGCGGTTGCTACCCGGAGCGGAATGAGTAAATCTGGACTGATTTATCATTTTCCGTCACGTGAAGAGATGATTCACGACGTTCACGAACATATGGCTCAGTGCTGGGAACAACGTTTGCTTGACGCAGTTAGGGACGACGACGCCGACGACGTCGCTACGAAACTTCGCGCTAATTTAGCAGTATCGCAAAATGCAGCCACCCGAGCTGAACTCATGATGACGATTGACGCTTCTTCTGACCCGCAGATGTATTCGATCTGGGCGGATAAACTTGACCAGTGGACGTGTTCTCCAGAAAACATCACAACCGACGAACAAGCCTGCCGAGCCTATCTGGTCCAGCTCATAGCCGATGGTTTATGGGCACATGATTACATTAACGGGCGTCACCTCACCACAAAGCAGCGTGAAGCACTCGCACAGGCAGCAGCTAACCTTATTCCATGA
- a CDS encoding HhH-GPD family protein: protein MTMPENSSLYHDLTNWFASEARPLPWRQTRDPWAILLCEVMSQQTPVSRVEPTWQAWLERWPTPTDLAAATPADVLLAWDRMGYPRRALRLRECAQAIVQQFAGNVPRQREDLLSLPGIGPYTADAVLAFAYEDYSVVLDTNIRRVLARWHGEALPAPTQTQAERNRASSFVPTDPAQAWRWNAAIMEFGALVCTARNPRCEECPVVDVCEWKKAGYPADAYAPTRTTQKWVGTNRQARGMIMKIFRAQPSQSFAEETLIARSQLPSQRFTPALSGLVSDGLLVQTKAGHYRLPHN, encoded by the coding sequence ATGACGATGCCGGAAAATTCATCTCTCTACCACGATTTAACAAACTGGTTTGCTAGCGAAGCCCGCCCCTTGCCGTGGCGACAAACTCGCGATCCGTGGGCAATTTTGTTATGCGAAGTTATGAGCCAGCAAACCCCAGTATCGCGGGTTGAACCAACCTGGCAAGCCTGGTTAGAACGGTGGCCGACCCCAACAGACCTTGCAGCTGCGACCCCAGCAGACGTTCTATTAGCGTGGGACCGAATGGGCTACCCTCGTAGAGCCTTGCGGCTACGCGAATGCGCACAAGCAATCGTCCAACAATTTGCTGGGAATGTTCCACGGCAGCGGGAGGACCTGCTGAGTTTGCCTGGAATTGGTCCCTACACTGCCGACGCAGTGCTTGCTTTCGCCTATGAGGACTATTCGGTCGTGCTCGATACAAATATCAGGCGAGTCTTAGCACGCTGGCATGGCGAGGCACTGCCCGCCCCAACGCAAACTCAGGCCGAACGTAACCGCGCTAGTAGTTTTGTTCCTACTGATCCAGCACAAGCATGGCGTTGGAACGCTGCGATTATGGAATTTGGCGCACTGGTATGTACGGCACGGAATCCGCGGTGCGAGGAGTGTCCCGTCGTCGACGTATGTGAATGGAAAAAGGCTGGCTACCCAGCCGATGCTTACGCACCTACTCGGACAACTCAGAAATGGGTCGGTACGAATCGGCAAGCGCGCGGTATGATTATGAAAATTTTCCGTGCACAACCATCCCAGTCGTTTGCAGAAGAAACCTTAATCGCACGTAGCCAGCTTCCGAGCCAGCGGTTTACGCCAGCATTGTCCGGGCTGGTAAGCGATGGCCTACTCGTTCAGACAAAAGCTGGACACTACCGTTTACCACATAACTAA
- a CDS encoding sugar-binding transcriptional regulator, protein MAERVNTAYEAAMMHYVQGETMETIARRLNVSRSTVSRLIKSARDEGLVQITLHPPQEVASTIATWVSDTYNVRTHVVPVPFQANEVRRLNAVAQMAGVLISGLMEPNTVIGVAWGNTVSAIADHLVPRQAAGSVVVQLNGAANPSTTGIPYAGAIMEAFGRAHGSMVQHFSVPAFFDYTATKEALWRERSIASVRKLQASADVAVFGVGSMTGHNVSLVYSGGYLSPQDLMAIKDDGVVGDVCTVLLRADGTWRDLAINQRASGPTPDELSHIKRRICVVSGIDKVVAARAALRAGVVTDLIIDEDAAARLREIS, encoded by the coding sequence ATGGCAGAACGCGTAAATACCGCATATGAAGCAGCAATGATGCATTATGTGCAAGGTGAAACAATGGAAACTATCGCTCGCCGGTTAAACGTTTCGCGCTCTACGGTTTCTCGTCTCATCAAATCAGCTCGCGATGAAGGGTTAGTGCAGATCACCTTGCATCCGCCGCAGGAAGTTGCTTCCACTATTGCTACCTGGGTAAGCGATACATATAATGTGCGAACTCACGTGGTGCCAGTACCGTTCCAGGCCAACGAGGTACGTCGTCTGAACGCGGTAGCTCAAATGGCTGGTGTGCTCATTTCAGGATTAATGGAACCAAACACAGTAATTGGAGTGGCCTGGGGCAATACTGTTTCCGCTATTGCCGATCATCTAGTGCCACGGCAGGCCGCCGGATCGGTTGTGGTACAGCTAAACGGAGCCGCGAATCCGTCAACAACAGGGATCCCTTATGCGGGGGCAATCATGGAAGCTTTCGGGCGAGCCCACGGCAGCATGGTCCAGCATTTTTCGGTTCCAGCGTTCTTTGACTACACTGCAACCAAAGAAGCCTTGTGGCGCGAGCGCTCCATTGCGTCGGTACGCAAACTCCAAGCTTCGGCAGACGTAGCAGTGTTCGGGGTTGGGTCCATGACCGGGCACAATGTTTCGCTCGTGTATTCGGGCGGTTATCTTAGCCCGCAAGATCTCATGGCTATCAAAGACGACGGCGTTGTTGGCGACGTCTGTACCGTCTTATTGCGGGCTGATGGAACCTGGCGAGACTTGGCGATTAATCAACGTGCCTCTGGGCCAACACCGGATGAGCTGTCGCATATTAAACGCCGGATCTGTGTTGTTTCGGGTATTGATAAAGTGGTGGCTGCTCGGGCGGCGTTGCGTGCCGGGGTAGTAACGGATCTTATTATTGACGAAGACGCTGCCGCGCGGTTACGTGAAATTAGCTAG
- the glpA gene encoding anaerobic glycerol-3-phosphate dehydrogenase subunit GlpA — protein MKTLSTDVVVIGGGATGAGILRDLAMRGFNAILLERADVAQGTSGRFHGLLHSGGRYVVSDPRSATECAEENAIIRRIHSDAVEETGGLFVVTPEDDLEFSDRFLQGAKDTGVPCEEISVSKALQLEPRLNPGIKRAFAVEDGAVDGWRMCWGLIESARALGSQALTYHKATKIIHTNGTVSAVICQNERTGEQIHINCRAVLNAAGPWAGQVAAMAGAHGVDVVPGRGIMIAMNHRLSHRVINRCIHPADGDIIVPAHTVSIIGTTDKAVENPDFLEIEHDEVIQMLNAGEVLIPGFKNSRAVHVWAGARPLVKDSRVSSTDTRHMSRGMAIIDHSERDGISGMFTIAGGKLTTYRLMAKNVVDALMEHWGENRPCTTETEAVPSAKGKRTHRNSDRLAKVEATRDQDSVLCECELVTRSMIEDQLAAQPEANLDDVRRQTRLGMGPCQGTFCAIRAAGVMHEVYRKAETTTAEGSAPAAADRTSTMLRLFTTNRFDGVYPLLYGEQMREAALNQWILQGTLDIDHLPAPSSEAKLATGDLAMVHGRPTPPKTQLVGPRMAHTDSSVNEEGDN, from the coding sequence ATGAAAACATTGTCAACCGATGTTGTGGTAATCGGCGGCGGTGCCACCGGTGCTGGCATTTTGCGCGACTTGGCTATGCGTGGATTTAACGCAATACTGCTAGAACGCGCTGATGTTGCGCAAGGAACGTCCGGCCGTTTCCACGGCCTGTTGCACTCCGGCGGACGCTATGTCGTGTCGGATCCCCGATCCGCAACCGAATGCGCCGAAGAGAACGCCATTATCCGACGGATCCATTCTGATGCAGTCGAAGAGACCGGCGGTCTGTTCGTTGTTACTCCAGAAGATGACCTAGAGTTCTCTGATCGGTTCTTGCAAGGCGCCAAAGACACTGGTGTGCCATGCGAAGAAATTTCAGTCAGCAAAGCATTGCAGTTGGAACCACGTCTCAATCCGGGAATCAAGCGTGCTTTCGCCGTCGAAGACGGTGCAGTTGATGGCTGGCGTATGTGCTGGGGACTTATCGAATCTGCCCGTGCACTCGGCTCCCAAGCTCTGACCTATCACAAGGCCACCAAGATCATTCATACCAACGGCACAGTTTCTGCAGTCATCTGCCAAAATGAGCGAACTGGTGAGCAGATCCACATCAACTGCCGGGCAGTACTCAATGCAGCTGGTCCGTGGGCAGGCCAAGTGGCAGCCATGGCTGGCGCACACGGCGTCGACGTCGTCCCCGGCCGCGGAATCATGATCGCCATGAACCACCGCCTCTCCCACCGCGTCATTAACCGGTGTATCCATCCGGCCGACGGCGACATTATCGTCCCAGCTCACACCGTATCCATCATTGGCACCACCGATAAGGCCGTTGAAAACCCCGACTTCCTCGAAATTGAGCATGATGAAGTTATCCAGATGCTCAACGCTGGCGAAGTCCTTATCCCTGGATTCAAGAACTCTCGCGCAGTCCACGTTTGGGCTGGCGCACGTCCACTTGTCAAGGACTCACGCGTATCGTCCACCGATACCCGTCACATGTCCCGTGGTATGGCGATTATTGATCATTCCGAACGCGATGGCATTTCCGGAATGTTTACGATTGCCGGTGGAAAACTCACCACATATCGTCTTATGGCGAAGAACGTGGTTGATGCACTTATGGAACACTGGGGCGAAAACCGTCCGTGTACCACCGAAACCGAAGCCGTCCCTTCGGCTAAAGGCAAGCGCACGCACCGCAATTCTGACCGGCTGGCTAAGGTTGAAGCCACCCGCGATCAAGATTCAGTACTGTGCGAATGCGAGCTTGTTACACGGTCGATGATTGAAGACCAACTCGCTGCTCAGCCGGAAGCTAACTTGGACGATGTTCGCCGGCAGACTCGCCTAGGAATGGGTCCATGCCAAGGCACCTTCTGCGCGATCCGCGCTGCTGGCGTGATGCATGAGGTCTATCGCAAGGCAGAAACTACTACTGCTGAAGGCTCTGCCCCAGCAGCTGCCGACCGCACCTCAACGATGCTCCGGCTATTTACCACAAACCGTTTCGACGGCGTCTACCCACTGCTGTATGGCGAGCAAATGCGTGAAGCTGCGCTCAACCAGTGGATTTTGCAGGGCACTCTTGACATTGACCACCTCCCGGCACCAAGTTCCGAAGCGAAGCTGGCAACTGGAGATCTGGCAATGGTTCACGGCCGGCCAACTCCACCTAAGACCCAACTTGTTGGTCCACGTATGGCCCACACTGACTCCTCGGTTAACGAAGAAGGTGACAACTGA
- the glpB gene encoding glycerol-3-phosphate dehydrogenase subunit GlpB, with protein MKIVVVGAGLAGLSTAMMLTEAGHRVEIVSKGIGGLLLSSGGLDVYGWTPDGVPVSQPFEKVAELSGTSHPYAQIGADAVRKGIGWLSSRIPAFSFPAGEESNALVPTAVGAVRPMLGLHSTMSALEDGQKLVVVGLKQFKDFPAQLIADNLSRSPLVDVTARAITISLDIRSHEADSAATNIARFLDTPGGRETFVSALRGQAQPDEILLVPAMLGLKPQSYEHIVASLGVRISEVPVAPPSVPGRRINDALVQAAKASRVDLSNNAQVIGCDHENGRITAVHIQRAGRVTVAEVDAVIHAGGGFESGSLTRTPEGTIFERAFDLPVHHAENIFSSGVLVDEKMHPTDEDGNAVFHNMYLAGSIIGGAHAPAEKSGEGIALGSAWAAAHAAMSEGENR; from the coding sequence ATGAAAATTGTGGTTGTAGGCGCAGGACTCGCTGGACTGTCCACCGCTATGATGTTGACCGAAGCAGGACACCGGGTAGAGATCGTTTCTAAGGGAATCGGCGGATTGTTGTTGTCTTCCGGCGGCCTGGACGTTTACGGTTGGACCCCTGACGGTGTACCCGTGTCCCAGCCGTTTGAGAAAGTTGCGGAACTTAGCGGTACTTCTCATCCTTATGCTCAGATCGGAGCAGATGCTGTCCGCAAGGGCATCGGCTGGCTCAGTTCCCGAATTCCAGCATTTTCATTCCCCGCTGGGGAAGAATCGAACGCGCTAGTGCCGACGGCGGTGGGTGCAGTTCGCCCAATGCTCGGCTTACATTCAACTATGTCTGCGTTGGAAGACGGGCAAAAGCTCGTCGTCGTCGGACTTAAGCAGTTCAAGGACTTCCCAGCACAGCTGATCGCTGATAACCTCAGCCGGTCCCCGCTGGTTGACGTTACGGCACGAGCAATCACGATCAGCTTGGATATTCGTTCGCACGAAGCCGATTCAGCGGCAACGAATATTGCCCGTTTCTTAGACACTCCGGGAGGGCGCGAAACGTTTGTTAGCGCTCTGCGCGGGCAGGCACAACCGGATGAAATTCTGTTGGTCCCAGCCATGCTTGGACTAAAGCCACAAAGCTACGAGCACATCGTTGCATCTTTAGGCGTACGGATTAGCGAAGTCCCCGTAGCACCGCCGTCAGTTCCGGGCCGTCGTATTAACGACGCCCTAGTCCAGGCAGCTAAAGCTTCTCGCGTGGACCTCTCGAACAACGCACAAGTCATTGGCTGCGACCACGAAAATGGCCGTATCACCGCGGTTCATATTCAGCGCGCTGGCCGAGTTACCGTGGCTGAAGTCGATGCGGTCATCCATGCCGGTGGTGGTTTTGAATCTGGTTCACTCACCCGAACCCCGGAAGGTACCATTTTTGAACGCGCTTTCGATCTCCCTGTACACCACGCTGAGAATATTTTCAGCTCTGGAGTGCTCGTAGACGAGAAGATGCACCCAACCGATGAGGACGGCAACGCCGTCTTCCACAATATGTACTTGGCTGGATCTATAATCGGCGGGGCACATGCCCCAGCAGAAAAGTCCGGCGAAGGGATCGCGTTAGGTTCAGCTTGGGCGGCAGCTCATGCTGCAATGAGCGAAGGAGAAAACCGATGA
- a CDS encoding anaerobic glycerol-3-phosphate dehydrogenase subunit C translates to MSLEYAKASLARMSLDSCVKCTICESQCPVIRATDLFTGPKFVGPQAERFRAGKSVDYSLDYCSGCGICTTSCPQGVKIAEINAQARAVMKADHMPIRDRIIPETILEGMLLTPVAPIANVVLANKPIRTVIEKVVGVHRDAPMPKARMQTFHGWYKKHKRQRDQKLGADYIAPRGPLVFFHGCAGGYFEVETSKATVEVLEYLGYEVLVPKQGCCGLAHQSNGLFGRAESQVKKLARQLADAGEGLTIIGSSGSCAGMLRHEAHEIMGVDDPVLNDVGSRVVELSEFLLELIDKGEFPVEDLHHWDITVPYHQPCQVKSQGIGMPAIRMMETIPGVKVVESGEPCCGIAGTYGLKKEKYEVAQRVGKPLFDMVKSTNPRLAACETDTCRWQIAKGTGAKVVHPVQIMHHALGLGNVFAK, encoded by the coding sequence ATGAGCCTGGAATACGCCAAAGCGTCTCTGGCGCGTATGTCCCTTGATTCGTGCGTTAAGTGCACGATCTGTGAATCTCAGTGCCCCGTTATTCGGGCAACGGATTTGTTCACCGGCCCGAAGTTCGTCGGTCCACAAGCTGAACGTTTCCGGGCGGGTAAATCTGTCGATTATTCGCTCGATTACTGCTCCGGCTGCGGTATTTGTACGACGTCGTGTCCACAAGGCGTGAAGATTGCGGAAATCAATGCGCAAGCGCGTGCAGTGATGAAAGCTGATCACATGCCGATCCGTGATCGCATCATTCCAGAGACCATTCTCGAAGGCATGCTTCTAACTCCGGTTGCTCCAATCGCAAACGTGGTATTGGCTAACAAGCCTATCCGTACGGTCATTGAAAAAGTTGTGGGAGTACACCGGGACGCACCAATGCCAAAGGCGCGGATGCAAACCTTCCACGGCTGGTACAAGAAGCACAAGCGGCAACGTGACCAAAAGTTGGGTGCGGACTACATTGCACCACGTGGACCGCTCGTGTTCTTCCACGGCTGTGCAGGTGGCTATTTCGAGGTTGAAACATCGAAGGCTACCGTTGAAGTTCTGGAATACTTAGGCTACGAAGTGCTCGTTCCAAAGCAAGGCTGCTGTGGCTTGGCACATCAATCAAACGGCTTGTTCGGCCGTGCAGAATCACAGGTTAAGAAGCTGGCGCGCCAGCTTGCCGATGCCGGCGAAGGCCTCACCATTATTGGTTCTTCTGGTTCTTGTGCCGGTATGTTGCGCCACGAAGCTCACGAAATTATGGGCGTGGACGATCCGGTGCTAAACGACGTTGGTTCGCGCGTTGTGGAGCTGTCTGAGTTCTTGCTCGAATTGATCGACAAGGGCGAATTCCCAGTCGAAGATTTGCATCACTGGGATATCACTGTTCCATATCACCAGCCGTGCCAGGTGAAGTCCCAAGGTATTGGTATGCCAGCAATTCGCATGATGGAAACCATTCCAGGAGTTAAGGTGGTCGAGTCTGGCGAACCGTGCTGTGGTATTGCCGGAACGTATGGTTTGAAGAAGGAAAAGTACGAAGTCGCACAGCGTGTTGGTAAGCCACTGTTCGACATGGTCAAGAGTACTAATCCTCGCCTGGCTGCGTGTGAGACCGATACCTGCCGTTGGCAGATCGCCAAGGGCACCGGCGCGAAAGTTGTTCACCCGGTGCAGATTATGCATCACGCGCTTGGGCTCGGGAACGTCTTTGCTAAGTAA
- a CDS encoding uridine kinase family protein, protein MSTPLSNDGLFDLPEGTQRVPRAKVILVTGPSGSGKTRFTSRTGLPVVSLDDFYYDGDRPGLPHRHGMVDWDSPATWDREGAVTALVELCTKGETTVPIYDMPSNARVSERILSMDGRRHVLAEGIFAAEIVDDLRKEGILADALCISRPRVQTFWFRLMRDLDEARKPLPNLLRRGIAHFFHEPQMYRDLEAKGARRVSYQEAQEVLTQMLAAQRWSI, encoded by the coding sequence ATGTCCACCCCACTGAGTAATGATGGCTTGTTCGACCTTCCGGAAGGCACGCAGCGTGTGCCCCGTGCGAAGGTTATTTTGGTTACTGGCCCGTCTGGTAGCGGGAAGACTCGTTTTACGTCACGGACCGGTCTTCCCGTGGTTTCTTTAGACGATTTTTATTACGACGGCGATCGGCCGGGGTTACCACATCGGCACGGTATGGTGGACTGGGATTCCCCCGCAACCTGGGATCGCGAAGGTGCAGTCACCGCACTAGTTGAGTTATGCACGAAGGGCGAAACAACTGTTCCTATTTATGACATGCCTTCGAATGCTCGCGTCAGTGAACGAATACTGAGTATGGATGGCCGGCGCCATGTCTTGGCGGAAGGTATTTTTGCCGCTGAGATTGTTGATGATCTACGTAAAGAGGGTATCTTGGCAGATGCCTTGTGTATTTCACGGCCACGAGTTCAAACCTTCTGGTTCCGGTTGATGCGTGATCTTGATGAGGCACGTAAACCGCTGCCTAACTTGCTGCGCCGCGGTATTGCTCATTTTTTCCACGAGCCACAGATGTATCGCGATCTCGAGGCTAAGGGTGCTCGCCGAGTTTCTTATCAGGAAGCTCAAGAAGTGCTGACTCAAATGTTGGCAGCACAGCGCTGGTCGATTTAA